One genomic region from Delphinus delphis chromosome 14, mDelDel1.2, whole genome shotgun sequence encodes:
- the LOC132436798 gene encoding LOW QUALITY PROTEIN: protein SET-like (The sequence of the model RefSeq protein was modified relative to this genomic sequence to represent the inferred CDS: substituted 1 base at 1 genomic stop codon) — MAPEHQSSLPPQAKNPKKPRRTPACRPEETSASPNLPKEEKEQQEAIEHIDDVQNEIDRLNEQASEEILKVEQKYNKLRQPFFQKRSELFTKTPHFWVTTFVNHPQVSALLEEEDEEALHYMTRVEVTEFEDIKSGYRIDVYFDENPYSENKVLSKEFHLNESGDPSSKSTEIKWKSGKDVTKRSSQTQNKASRKRQHEDPESFFTCFTGHSDAGADELGEVIKDDIWPNPXQYYLVLDTDDEEREGEEDDDDDDEEEEGLEDIDEEGDEAEGEEDEDDDEGEGGEEDEGEDD; from the coding sequence ATGGCCCCCGAACACCAGTCTTCACTTCCACCCCAAGCAAAGAACCCGAAGAAACCGAGAAGGACTCCTGCCTGCAGGCCAGAGGAAACGTCTGCTTCTCCGAACTTGccgaaggaagaaaaagaacagcaagaagCAATTGAACACATTGATGACGTACAAAATGAAATAGACAGACTTAACGAACAAGCCAGTGAGGAGATTTTGAAAGTAGAACAGAAATATAACAAACTCCGCCAACCATTTTTTCAGAAGAGGTCGGAATTGTTCACCAAAACCCCACATTTTTGGGTAACAACATTTGTTAACCATCCACAAGTGTCTGCACTGCTTGAGGAGGAGGACGAAGAGGCGCTGCATTATATGACAAGAGTCGAAGTGACAGAATTTGAAGATATTAAATCAGGTTACAGAATAGATGTTTATTTTGATGAAAACCCTTACTCTGAAAATAAAGTTCTCTCCAAAGAATTTCATCTGAATGAGAGTGGTGATCCATCTTCAAAGTCCACTGAAATCAAATGGAAATCCGGAAAGGATGTGACAAAACGTTCAAGTCAAACTCAGAATAAAGCCAGCAGGAAGAGACAGCATGAGGACCCAGAAAGCTTCTTCACCTGCTTTACTGGTCATTCTGATGCAGGTGCAGATGAGTTAGGAGAGGTCATCAAAGATGATATTTGGCCAAATCCATAACAGTACTACTTGGTTCTGGACACGGAtgatgaggaaagggaaggagaagaagatgatgatgatgatgatgaagaggaagaaggattGGAAGATATTGATGAAGAAGGGGATGAGGCTGAAGGTGAagaagatgaagatgatgatgagggggagggaggagaggaagatgaaGGAGAAGATGACTAA